Proteins co-encoded in one Medicago truncatula cultivar Jemalong A17 chromosome 8, MtrunA17r5.0-ANR, whole genome shotgun sequence genomic window:
- the LOC120577314 gene encoding uncharacterized protein isoform X2, translating to MNDLHSLAYTNSLTYGSSLGWDYHNLGLLNSDNMSLIMDASAASFSTQESDFSTGYLEDALVEFGESSKRRRLLTDDEQSKNTISIDDFDKFWNFNPVWHQPVENFYCMDQIERICGFSDEHNSTLRSRIIEQPNILLEDTKTTEETISASESPNSSSSSYKELLPLTISKTSRDTPHVSRTSDEVMRKKVVVRTTRVVYPFALVKPGGEEGDVTLNDINERILMPPTRPVRHPVGDFACRPCVSAQGPGLSGKAVVALTRIHTQGRRGTITIIRTKG from the exons ATGAATGATCTTCATTCCCTAGCTTATACTAATAGCCTCACCTATGGTTCTTCCCTAGGTTGGGATTATCACAATCTTGGACTGCTCAATTCAGACAATATGTCTTTAA TTATGGATGCAAGTGCAGCTTCATTTTCAACTCAAGAATCTGATTTCTCAACTGGTTATCTAGAAGATGCTTTGGTTGAGTTTGGTGAAAGTTCCAAACGTAGACGCTTGCTTACTGACGATGAACAAAGCAAGAATACTATTTCCATTGATGATTTTGACAag TTCTGGAATTTCAACCCTGTATGGCACCAACCAGTGGAGAATTTCTACTGCATGGATCAGATAGAAAGGATTTGTGGATTTTCAG ATGAACATAATAGCACATTGAGGAGTAGAATCATTGAGCAACCAAACATTCTTCTAGAAGACACTAAAACAACAGAAGAGACAATATCAGCATCTGAATCTCCAAATTCCTCCTCATCTTCATACAAAGAATTATTACCATTAACAATATCCAAAACCAGTAGAGACACCCCACACG TAAGTCGTACAAGTGATGAGGTGATGAGAAAAAAGGTGGTGGTAAGGACAACAAGAGTGGTATATCCATTTGCATTAGTGAAGCCAGGAGGAGAAGAAGGTGATGTGACATTGAATGACATAAATGAAAGGATCTTAATGCCTCCAACAAGGCCAGTAAGGCATCCAGTTGGTGACTTTGCATGTCGGCCATGCGTATCTGCACAAGGTCCAGGCCTTTCAGGCAAAGCAGTGGTGGCCCTTACTAGAATCCACACTCAAGGAAGAAGAGGCACCATCACTATTATCAGAACCAAAGGCTAA
- the LOC120577314 gene encoding uncharacterized protein isoform X1 codes for MNDLHSLAYTNSLTYGSSLGWDYHNLGLLNSDNMSLIYDMAVMDASAASFSTQESDFSTGYLEDALVEFGESSKRRRLLTDDEQSKNTISIDDFDKFWNFNPVWHQPVENFYCMDQIERICGFSDEHNSTLRSRIIEQPNILLEDTKTTEETISASESPNSSSSSYKELLPLTISKTSRDTPHVSRTSDEVMRKKVVVRTTRVVYPFALVKPGGEEGDVTLNDINERILMPPTRPVRHPVGDFACRPCVSAQGPGLSGKAVVALTRIHTQGRRGTITIIRTKG; via the exons ATGAATGATCTTCATTCCCTAGCTTATACTAATAGCCTCACCTATGGTTCTTCCCTAGGTTGGGATTATCACAATCTTGGACTGCTCAATTCAGACAATATGTCTTTAA TATATGATATGGCAGTTATGGATGCAAGTGCAGCTTCATTTTCAACTCAAGAATCTGATTTCTCAACTGGTTATCTAGAAGATGCTTTGGTTGAGTTTGGTGAAAGTTCCAAACGTAGACGCTTGCTTACTGACGATGAACAAAGCAAGAATACTATTTCCATTGATGATTTTGACAag TTCTGGAATTTCAACCCTGTATGGCACCAACCAGTGGAGAATTTCTACTGCATGGATCAGATAGAAAGGATTTGTGGATTTTCAG ATGAACATAATAGCACATTGAGGAGTAGAATCATTGAGCAACCAAACATTCTTCTAGAAGACACTAAAACAACAGAAGAGACAATATCAGCATCTGAATCTCCAAATTCCTCCTCATCTTCATACAAAGAATTATTACCATTAACAATATCCAAAACCAGTAGAGACACCCCACACG TAAGTCGTACAAGTGATGAGGTGATGAGAAAAAAGGTGGTGGTAAGGACAACAAGAGTGGTATATCCATTTGCATTAGTGAAGCCAGGAGGAGAAGAAGGTGATGTGACATTGAATGACATAAATGAAAGGATCTTAATGCCTCCAACAAGGCCAGTAAGGCATCCAGTTGGTGACTTTGCATGTCGGCCATGCGTATCTGCACAAGGTCCAGGCCTTTCAGGCAAAGCAGTGGTGGCCCTTACTAGAATCCACACTCAAGGAAGAAGAGGCACCATCACTATTATCAGAACCAAAGGCTAA